The following coding sequences lie in one Vibrio splendidus genomic window:
- a CDS encoding autoinducer 2-binding periplasmic protein LuxP, translating to MKRLLMLFGLAVFSASALSHGTHVLNGYWEYQDYLSNFPEQKALTDKMVEAVQNHPVPLRRVQDRPITISVVYPGQQISDYWVRNIQAFEKRLDKLRIRYQINQVFTRVNADVSQQSISLQEAIENKTDYLIFTLDTTRHRKFIEHVLNSTDTKLILQNITTPVRAWADRQPFMYVGFDHATGSLKLANYFKEVSQPASKYSVLYYSQGYISDARGDTFIHEVNTGTHFDLKSSFYTRSDKESGYQAAKISIANDKDLDFIYACSTDVALGAVEAIRESGRDILVNGWGGGSAELEAIAGGDLDVTVMRMNDDTGIAMAEAIKWDLAGLKVPTVYSGEFEVVTKEDSPERISELKQRAFRYSGQ from the coding sequence ATGAAACGTTTATTGATGTTGTTTGGACTTGCCGTATTTTCTGCGTCCGCTCTCTCCCATGGTACTCATGTCCTCAATGGGTACTGGGAATACCAAGATTATCTTTCCAACTTTCCAGAACAAAAAGCACTGACCGATAAAATGGTCGAAGCTGTGCAAAATCATCCTGTGCCATTGAGACGAGTTCAAGACAGGCCTATTACGATTTCAGTCGTGTATCCGGGTCAACAGATCTCTGATTATTGGGTTCGTAATATCCAAGCTTTTGAGAAACGTCTCGATAAGCTGAGAATTCGATATCAAATTAACCAAGTGTTTACACGTGTAAATGCAGATGTCTCTCAACAGAGCATTTCTTTGCAAGAGGCGATTGAAAACAAGACGGACTATCTGATTTTTACGTTAGATACGACGCGTCATCGCAAGTTTATTGAGCACGTGTTGAATTCTACTGACACCAAACTGATTCTTCAAAATATTACGACCCCAGTCCGAGCGTGGGCCGATAGACAGCCATTCATGTATGTGGGTTTTGATCATGCGACCGGTAGTTTGAAACTTGCAAATTATTTTAAAGAAGTTAGCCAACCAGCCAGTAAGTATTCTGTTTTATACTATTCGCAAGGTTACATCAGTGATGCGCGTGGAGATACCTTTATCCATGAAGTGAATACCGGTACTCATTTTGATCTTAAGTCTTCGTTCTACACAAGATCTGATAAAGAAAGTGGTTATCAAGCGGCTAAAATCAGCATAGCGAACGATAAGGATCTAGACTTTATCTATGCGTGTTCAACCGATGTCGCTTTGGGCGCAGTAGAAGCCATTCGTGAATCTGGTCGAGATATCTTAGTTAATGGCTGGGGAGGCGGATCCGCTGAACTTGAAGCCATTGCAGGGGGCGACCTAGATGTCACTGTTATGCGCATGAATGACGATACCGGTATCGCTATGGCAGAGGCAATAAAGTGGGATCTAGCCGGATTGAAAGTTCCTACCGTTTACTCTGGCGAATTTGAAGTAGTGACCAAGGAAGATTCTCCAGAACGTATTTCAGAACTTAAGCAGCGAGCATTTAGGTACTCAGGCCAATAA
- a CDS encoding GIY-YIG nuclease family protein, translating to MSESDKNADWVVYLIRNRHNALYCGVTNNLERRFEQHQTGKGAKALKGKGPLKLVWSFGVGSKSEALKTEYAIKQLPKSRKEKLVSLKLIIEWQQGRIQYIEVS from the coding sequence ATGTCTGAGTCTGATAAAAATGCGGATTGGGTCGTGTACTTAATCCGCAATCGTCACAATGCCCTTTATTGTGGCGTGACGAATAATTTAGAACGTCGATTTGAACAACATCAAACCGGTAAAGGCGCCAAAGCTTTAAAAGGTAAAGGCCCGCTTAAGCTAGTTTGGAGTTTTGGTGTTGGGTCAAAAAGTGAGGCGTTGAAAACCGAATACGCGATCAAGCAACTACCAAAATCTCGCAAAGAAAAACTGGTATCACTTAAACTGATTATTGAGTGGCAACAAGGCAGAATTCAATATATCGAAGTCTCATAA
- a CDS encoding YceH family protein, producing the protein MNTVLSPIEARIIGCLIEKEVTTPDHYPLTLNSLTTACNQKSNREPVLSLSESDVLDAVDGLIARRMVSDESSFNSRVNKYQHRFCNTEFGDLQFTEQERAIICCMLLRGAQTPGELRTRTGRLANFSDVKEVEATLDKLAVREAGALVVKLPREAGKRESRYQHLLSGEVDVEAFATASVSAAAPSATSEKFEELESEVASLREEVAELKALVESLL; encoded by the coding sequence ATGAACACAGTACTTTCCCCAATTGAAGCGAGAATTATCGGTTGCTTGATCGAGAAAGAAGTCACTACCCCGGATCATTACCCGTTAACCTTAAACAGCTTAACGACTGCATGTAACCAAAAGAGTAACCGTGAGCCAGTTCTCTCTCTGTCTGAGTCGGACGTTTTAGATGCGGTTGATGGTTTGATAGCTCGCCGCATGGTGAGTGATGAGAGCAGCTTCAATAGCCGTGTTAATAAGTATCAGCATCGTTTCTGTAATACTGAATTTGGGGATTTGCAATTTACAGAGCAAGAGCGCGCAATCATCTGCTGTATGCTGCTTCGTGGGGCGCAAACGCCTGGCGAACTGCGCACTCGTACTGGTCGTCTTGCTAATTTTAGTGATGTGAAAGAGGTTGAAGCGACACTCGATAAATTAGCCGTAAGAGAAGCGGGCGCTTTAGTCGTGAAGTTACCACGTGAAGCGGGTAAACGCGAATCACGCTACCAGCACTTATTGAGTGGTGAAGTGGATGTTGAAGCGTTTGCGACGGCATCGGTAAGTGCGGCTGCACCTTCTGCGACAAGCGAAAAGTTTGAAGAACTTGAATCAGAAGTCGCAAGCCTACGTGAAGAAGTGGCAGAGCTTAAGGCTCTGGTTGAATCACTGCTTTAG
- a CDS encoding DUF496 family protein has translation MSSVFEIVNQARRKNKLKRELLDNEKKVRDNRKRVDLLDNLLDYIKPEMTHDEILGIIKNMKADYEDRVDDHIIKSAEISKARRDISRRIRELTEEDKQTQGKK, from the coding sequence ATGAGCAGCGTATTTGAAATTGTTAACCAAGCACGACGTAAGAACAAACTTAAGCGTGAACTTTTAGACAACGAAAAGAAAGTTCGCGACAACCGCAAGCGTGTCGACCTTCTTGATAACCTACTTGATTACATCAAGCCAGAGATGACTCACGACGAGATCTTAGGCATTATCAAAAACATGAAAGCTGACTACGAAGACCGCGTTGATGATCACATCATCAAGAGTGCAGAGATCTCTAAAGCTCGTCGCGACATCAGCCGCCGCATTCGTGAACTAACAGAAGAAGACAAGCAAACTCAAGGTAAGAAGTAA
- a CDS encoding D-Ala-D-Ala carboxypeptidase family metallohydrolase has protein sequence MYGSILITLALSTTQPYPEKFEKLYTEETEITYDDLVVDVHGYKVPTRSAFRGWMLLNHAQDQVKAIGQQLKDNGITQSMPLHLVLLQGTDWAMSNTTLFTLPNKKHVPNMINTLKYIQQYIEPEIGVVIPVSGERTNIYNQQAGGALRSKHLEFCALDLVPANDITREDLHVKLKKIHAEFGQKNNVGLGLYSGVRFHIDTCGFRQW, from the coding sequence ATGTACGGAAGTATTCTGATTACCTTGGCGTTATCAACGACACAACCTTACCCTGAAAAATTTGAGAAACTTTATACCGAAGAGACCGAAATCACTTATGACGATCTCGTGGTCGATGTTCATGGCTACAAGGTTCCGACCCGATCAGCATTTCGAGGTTGGATGCTCCTTAACCACGCCCAAGATCAAGTCAAAGCGATCGGTCAACAACTCAAAGACAACGGCATCACTCAGAGCATGCCTCTACATTTAGTCTTGTTGCAAGGCACGGATTGGGCAATGAGTAATACGACCCTGTTCACCCTTCCCAATAAGAAACATGTGCCAAACATGATCAATACCCTTAAGTACATACAACAATATATTGAGCCTGAAATTGGCGTTGTTATCCCTGTGTCCGGGGAGCGAACCAATATCTACAATCAACAAGCTGGCGGCGCACTGCGAAGTAAACACTTGGAGTTCTGCGCCTTAGACTTAGTTCCTGCGAATGATATTACTCGCGAAGATCTACACGTGAAACTTAAAAAGATTCATGCTGAATTTGGGCAAAAAAATAACGTTGGGCTGGGTTTGTATTCTGGTGTTCGATTCCACATCGATACTTGCGGATTTAGACAGTGGTAA